One Pseudorhodoplanes sinuspersici DNA segment encodes these proteins:
- a CDS encoding ABC transporter substrate-binding protein yields MQNKFFVAVMGAVAALALLQQPAAAADVNLITDFGYNGRHSYFYVALEKGYYKDEGLNVTILRGQGSGDAIKKVAAGAATFGFADAGSLVLARGNDGVPVKLVSVVYVQPPQALFVLESSNIKTPKDLEGKTLAETAAGAIRLLFPAYAKAAGIDESKVKWVAAESSALPSILASKRADAIGQFTVGAPLLAAATAPEGVRALAYKDAGLSYYGNGLIASEKTIAEDPKMVRGFVRATLKGMKDAFAKPEEAATIMNKHQKQLSVQVIEGETRLVEQLATTKGYPMGKIDPARIDETVKVIETYFKLNNPVKPADLFADGFVE; encoded by the coding sequence ATGCAGAACAAGTTCTTCGTAGCCGTCATGGGGGCGGTGGCCGCTCTGGCCCTGCTCCAACAGCCCGCGGCCGCAGCAGACGTGAACCTGATCACGGATTTTGGCTATAACGGCCGCCATTCCTATTTCTATGTCGCCCTCGAAAAAGGCTATTACAAAGACGAGGGGCTGAATGTCACCATTCTGCGCGGGCAGGGCTCCGGCGACGCGATCAAGAAAGTCGCTGCCGGCGCAGCAACGTTCGGCTTCGCAGATGCGGGCTCACTGGTTCTCGCCCGCGGCAATGACGGCGTGCCGGTCAAGCTCGTATCTGTTGTCTATGTTCAGCCGCCGCAGGCGCTGTTTGTGCTGGAAAGCAGCAACATCAAGACGCCGAAGGACCTCGAAGGCAAAACACTGGCCGAGACCGCGGCCGGTGCGATCCGTCTCCTCTTCCCGGCCTACGCGAAAGCGGCCGGTATCGACGAGAGCAAGGTGAAGTGGGTCGCTGCAGAAAGCTCCGCGCTGCCCTCGATCCTCGCATCGAAGCGTGCCGATGCCATCGGCCAGTTCACGGTCGGCGCGCCACTGCTTGCTGCTGCGACAGCGCCAGAGGGCGTCCGGGCCCTCGCCTACAAGGATGCCGGCCTGAGCTATTATGGCAACGGTCTCATCGCAAGCGAGAAGACCATTGCGGAAGACCCGAAGATGGTGCGCGGCTTCGTTCGCGCAACCCTCAAGGGCATGAAGGATGCCTTCGCAAAGCCTGAGGAAGCCGCAACGATCATGAACAAGCATCAAAAGCAGCTTTCCGTTCAGGTCATCGAAGGCGAAACGCGCCTCGTCGAGCAGCTCGCGACGACCAAGGGCTATCCGATGGGCAAGATCGATCCCGCCCGGATCGACGAAACCGTCAAGGTCATCGAGACCTATTTCAAGCTGAACAATCCGGTGAAGCCGGCCGACCTGTTCGCTGACGGATTTGTTGAATGA
- a CDS encoding ABC transporter ATP-binding protein yields the protein MTLQGALAGGDLAHTKQQTITGDVPVISLKDVTKVFTDNQGRTIEALAPLDLVIESGTFVSVVGPSGCGKSTLLRLIAGLDAPTSGTMFRYGAPLDSPSHEVGIIFQEHVLFPWLTVLQNVMLPADILSLPKSGAEKRAWHLLELTDLKDFAHHKPQALSGGMKQRAAFCRAMLANPRFLLLDEPFGALDALTREELSLELSRLWDEVGRTAFLITHDIEEAILLGDRILVMSQRPGRIVADIPVKLPRPRTMRTSQDPLFQDIKQKVRQIIFGRQEDAS from the coding sequence ATGACATTGCAAGGCGCCTTGGCCGGGGGCGACCTCGCTCACACGAAACAGCAGACGATAACGGGCGACGTTCCCGTCATCTCGCTGAAGGATGTCACGAAGGTTTTCACCGACAATCAGGGCAGGACGATCGAAGCGCTGGCGCCGCTGGATCTTGTGATCGAAAGTGGCACCTTTGTTTCTGTCGTCGGTCCGTCGGGATGTGGAAAATCCACGCTGCTCAGACTAATTGCCGGGCTCGATGCACCGACAAGCGGAACCATGTTTCGCTATGGTGCTCCGCTGGACAGCCCGTCGCACGAAGTCGGCATCATCTTTCAGGAACACGTTCTGTTTCCCTGGCTGACGGTGCTTCAGAACGTCATGCTGCCGGCGGATATTCTCAGCCTTCCAAAAAGTGGCGCCGAGAAGCGGGCATGGCATCTCCTGGAACTCACCGACTTGAAGGATTTTGCACATCACAAGCCACAGGCCTTGTCCGGCGGCATGAAGCAGCGTGCCGCCTTCTGCCGTGCGATGCTCGCCAATCCGCGTTTCCTGCTGCTCGACGAGCCATTCGGCGCACTCGATGCGCTGACACGGGAAGAGTTGTCGCTCGAGCTTTCACGGTTATGGGATGAAGTCGGACGCACAGCCTTCCTGATCACCCATGATATCGAGGAAGCGATCCTGCTCGGGGATCGCATTCTGGTCATGTCGCAGCGGCCCGGCCGCATCGTCGCGGATATTCCCGTCAAGCTGCCGCGGCCACGAACCATGCGCACATCGCAAGACCCGCTCTTTCAGGACATCAAACAGAAGGTGCGCCAGATCATCTTCGGCCGCCAAGAAGACGCGTCATGA
- a CDS encoding ABC transporter permease, producing MNIAAVASRAVTPLVYIVALVVWEILARSLKIPLWMLPAPTMIAAAAIEWAPELLSNSIVTTRETVLGFLLALVISLPLACAIAFSTWARKIIYPAILGLQSIPKVALAPLVTLWLGFTEWPKIVIVVLVCFFPILVNVVAGFESVPKSMVDLMRSLNAPQHLVLWRLRVPAALPAFFTGCKIAITFAVIGAVIAEFVAAQEGLGYLILMSTSQSQTPLAFAAIIALTAISILLFYILEFIEKKTITWTP from the coding sequence ATGAACATTGCAGCGGTAGCAAGCCGTGCCGTCACTCCGCTGGTCTACATTGTCGCGCTGGTGGTGTGGGAGATTCTTGCGCGTAGCCTGAAGATTCCATTGTGGATGTTGCCGGCGCCAACGATGATCGCCGCGGCGGCGATCGAATGGGCGCCGGAGCTTCTTTCGAATTCGATCGTCACCACCCGCGAAACCGTTCTCGGCTTCCTGCTTGCACTGGTGATCTCGTTGCCGCTGGCATGTGCGATTGCATTCAGCACCTGGGCGCGGAAGATCATCTATCCAGCCATCCTCGGTCTGCAATCGATACCGAAAGTCGCACTCGCCCCACTTGTCACGCTGTGGCTCGGATTCACCGAATGGCCAAAGATCGTGATCGTGGTGCTGGTGTGTTTCTTTCCGATCCTTGTCAATGTCGTGGCCGGCTTCGAGAGCGTACCGAAGTCGATGGTCGACCTCATGCGCTCGCTGAATGCGCCCCAGCATTTGGTGCTGTGGCGCTTGCGCGTTCCGGCGGCCCTGCCGGCCTTCTTCACCGGCTGCAAGATCGCCATCACGTTCGCCGTGATCGGCGCAGTGATCGCCGAGTTCGTCGCCGCACAGGAAGGGCTGGGTTATCTCATTCTGATGTCAACGTCGCAGTCACAGACGCCTCTGGCCTTCGCCGCGATTATCGCGCTGACGGCGATCAGCATTCTTCTTTTTTACATACTCGAATTCATCGAGAAGAAGACCATCACCTGGACGCCGTAA
- a CDS encoding MarR family winged helix-turn-helix transcriptional regulator, producing the protein MLIYGLIGRIQAEATACIDEVLAPFKLVRGTFDVLTALRRAGTPYSLSPKELTQYLVLSGAGLNSRLNKLERLHYIARLPEPSDRRSLRIQLTVSGEATINDAIPRVFEIQWTLLSALSAGDRSALVESLARFADTINSYASRE; encoded by the coding sequence GTGCTGATCTACGGTCTGATCGGCCGCATTCAGGCCGAAGCGACCGCTTGTATCGACGAAGTCCTAGCGCCTTTCAAACTGGTGCGCGGAACATTCGATGTCCTCACCGCCTTGCGGCGTGCCGGCACACCCTATTCCTTATCGCCGAAGGAGCTTACTCAGTATCTGGTTTTGAGCGGCGCAGGCTTGAATAGTCGTCTGAACAAGCTGGAGCGCTTGCATTATATCGCTCGTTTGCCGGAACCGTCCGATCGCCGCAGTTTGCGCATTCAGCTCACCGTCTCCGGAGAAGCAACGATTAATGATGCTATTCCGCGTGTCTTTGAAATTCAGTGGACGTTGTTATCGGCGCTGAGCGCAGGAGATCGCAGCGCTCTGGTGGAAAGTTTGGCGCGATTTGCGGACACGATCAATTCATATGCTTCACGCGAGTGA
- a CDS encoding ABC transporter substrate-binding protein, which translates to MKTVKLGVPDLVSNSYFPAIAAVELGFFDREGVDATIELIYPSNRTFEALRHREVDFVAAPAHSVLAAFPNGSGARLIASLGQGTYWLLIMNRKLGIAPGDLDALKGRRIGAAPFVELSFRQLLLDSGFVLERDDIRIVEVPGAKEPGVSFGIAAAKALEAGAMDGFWANGLGAEVAIRSGVGAVVLDVRRGLGPDFAFDYTFPALVTSEAALAADPDLVAAGVRAITAAEAALRSDVSLATKVGEALFPPAEAAMIADVVARDLSYYTPHISEKTFAGLSRFAAGFGLLTEPVKYEDAVATQFRPIWDSIALA; encoded by the coding sequence ATGAAAACGGTGAAGCTCGGCGTTCCCGATCTTGTTTCGAACTCCTATTTCCCGGCGATCGCCGCCGTGGAGCTGGGATTTTTCGATCGCGAGGGCGTCGATGCCACGATTGAGTTGATCTATCCGAGCAATCGCACATTCGAGGCGTTGCGACATCGCGAGGTTGATTTCGTTGCCGCGCCGGCTCATTCGGTCCTAGCCGCTTTCCCGAACGGATCTGGCGCCAGACTCATAGCCTCTCTCGGACAGGGGACTTATTGGCTGCTGATCATGAACAGAAAGCTTGGCATCGCGCCGGGAGATCTCGATGCACTGAAAGGCCGCCGCATTGGTGCGGCGCCCTTTGTCGAACTTTCGTTCCGCCAATTGCTGCTTGATTCTGGCTTCGTCCTTGAGCGCGATGACATCCGCATCGTAGAAGTCCCCGGCGCGAAGGAGCCCGGTGTCTCGTTCGGCATTGCCGCGGCGAAGGCGCTCGAGGCCGGAGCAATGGATGGATTTTGGGCGAATGGCCTTGGCGCTGAGGTGGCCATCCGCTCCGGCGTCGGGGCAGTGGTTCTCGATGTTCGCCGTGGACTCGGCCCTGATTTCGCGTTCGATTACACATTTCCTGCGCTCGTCACGAGCGAGGCCGCGCTTGCTGCCGATCCGGATCTGGTCGCCGCGGGTGTGCGGGCTATCACTGCCGCAGAGGCCGCGCTCCGGTCGGATGTGTCGCTCGCAACCAAAGTGGGCGAGGCGCTGTTTCCGCCTGCGGAAGCGGCCATGATCGCCGATGTTGTGGCGCGTGATCTATCATATTATACGCCGCATATTTCTGAGAAGACGTTTGCAGGCCTTAGCCGTTTTGCGGCCGGGTTCGGTCTTCTGACCGAACCCGTAAAGTACGAAGATGCCGTGGCGACGCAGTTCAGGCCGATCTGGGACAGTATCGCGCTGGCCTGA